In Gulosibacter molinativorax, a single window of DNA contains:
- the fusA gene encoding elongation factor G, with protein sequence MAQDVQTNLNKVRNIGIMAHIDAGKTTTTERILFYTGVNHKIGESHDGAATMDWMEQEQERGITITSAATTCFWNDTQINIIDTPGHVDFTVEVERSLRVLDGAVAVFDGKEGVEPQSETVWRQADKYNVPRMCFINKMDKLGADFYYSVSTIKDRLGIKPLVLQLPIGIENEFIGVVDLIKMQALTWRGDAKGVVAPGAEAEIEEIPADLQERAEEYRAELIEAVAESSEELLEKYLGGEELTEDEIYAGIRQLTINTEAFPVMCGTAFKNRGIQPMLDNVVRYLPSPLDVPPMVGHDVKDEEIEIIREPSKDAPFSALAFKVAVHPFYGRLTYIRVYSGHVEAGTQVLNSTKGKKERIGKLFQMHSNKENPVDSVTAGHIYAAIGLKDTTTGDTLSDINEPVVLESMTFPEPVISVAIEPNSKADQEKLGTAIQKLAEEDPTFRVELNQETGQTTISGMGELHLDVLVDRMKREFKVEATIGKPQVAYRETIRRTVEKFDYTHKKQTGGSGQFAKVQIKLEPMAVEGDKVYEFENAVTGGRVPREYIPSVDAGIQDAMRVGVLAGYPLVGVKATLLDGQYHDVDSSEMAFKIAGSMAFREAAPKASPALLEPLMKVEVRTPEEYMGDVIGDLNSRRGQIQAMEDASGVKLVRALVPLSEMFGYIGDLRSKTSGRAVYSMEFDSYAEVPKAVADEIIQKSKGE encoded by the coding sequence GTGGCACAGGACGTGCAAACTAACCTTAATAAGGTTCGCAACATCGGCATCATGGCCCACATCGATGCCGGTAAGACCACTACTACCGAGCGCATCCTGTTCTACACGGGCGTCAACCACAAGATTGGTGAGAGCCACGACGGTGCAGCCACCATGGACTGGATGGAGCAGGAGCAGGAGCGTGGTATCACCATCACGTCCGCTGCGACCACTTGCTTCTGGAACGACACCCAGATCAACATCATCGACACCCCGGGTCACGTTGACTTCACGGTTGAGGTAGAGCGTTCGCTCCGCGTGCTCGACGGTGCTGTTGCTGTCTTCGACGGTAAGGAAGGTGTCGAGCCGCAGTCTGAGACCGTTTGGCGTCAGGCTGACAAGTACAACGTTCCCCGCATGTGCTTCATCAACAAGATGGACAAGCTGGGCGCGGACTTCTACTACTCGGTGAGCACCATCAAGGACCGCCTCGGCATCAAGCCACTCGTCCTGCAGCTCCCGATCGGTATCGAGAACGAATTCATCGGCGTAGTCGACCTCATCAAGATGCAGGCGCTCACGTGGCGCGGTGACGCCAAGGGCGTCGTCGCACCGGGTGCTGAGGCTGAGATCGAAGAGATCCCGGCTGACCTCCAGGAGCGCGCAGAGGAATACCGCGCCGAACTCATCGAGGCAGTTGCCGAGTCGAGCGAAGAGCTCCTCGAGAAGTACCTCGGTGGCGAAGAGCTGACCGAGGACGAGATCTACGCCGGCATCCGCCAGCTCACGATCAACACCGAGGCGTTCCCCGTCATGTGCGGTACCGCGTTCAAGAACCGTGGTATCCAGCCGATGCTCGACAACGTGGTTCGTTACCTCCCGTCGCCGCTCGACGTTCCCCCGATGGTCGGTCACGACGTCAAGGACGAAGAGATCGAGATCATCCGCGAGCCTTCCAAGGATGCGCCGTTCTCGGCTCTCGCGTTCAAGGTTGCCGTTCACCCGTTCTACGGTCGTCTCACCTACATCCGCGTGTACTCGGGTCACGTCGAGGCCGGCACCCAGGTGCTCAACTCGACCAAGGGTAAGAAGGAGCGCATCGGAAAGCTCTTCCAGATGCACTCGAACAAGGAAAACCCGGTCGACTCGGTTACCGCTGGTCACATCTACGCGGCGATCGGTCTGAAGGACACCACCACTGGTGACACCCTCTCGGACATCAACGAGCCCGTCGTGCTTGAGTCGATGACCTTCCCGGAGCCCGTGATCTCGGTTGCGATCGAGCCGAACTCGAAGGCTGACCAGGAGAAGCTCGGTACCGCGATCCAGAAGCTCGCGGAAGAAGACCCGACATTCCGCGTCGAGCTCAACCAGGAGACTGGCCAGACCACGATCTCCGGTATGGGTGAGCTCCACCTCGACGTCCTTGTTGACCGCATGAAGCGCGAGTTCAAGGTTGAGGCGACCATCGGTAAGCCGCAGGTTGCCTACCGTGAGACCATCCGTCGCACGGTCGAAAAGTTCGACTACACGCACAAGAAGCAGACCGGTGGTTCTGGTCAGTTCGCGAAGGTCCAGATCAAGCTCGAGCCGATGGCGGTTGAGGGCGACAAGGTCTACGAGTTCGAGAACGCCGTGACCGGTGGTCGCGTTCCGCGTGAATACATTCCTTCCGTTGACGCTGGTATCCAGGATGCTATGCGCGTCGGTGTGCTGGCCGGCTACCCGCTGGTTGGCGTGAAGGCTACCCTCCTTGATGGTCAGTACCACGATGTTGACTCGTCTGAAATGGCGTTCAAGATCGCGGGTTCGATGGCCTTCCGGGAAGCTGCTCCTAAGGCGAGCCCCGCACTGCTCGAACCTCTGATGAAGGTTGAGGTGCGTACGCCCGAGGAGTACATGGGTGATGTCATCGGTGACCTGAACTCGCGTCGTGGTCAGATCCAGGCAATGGAAGACGCCTCCGGCGTCAAGCTGGTTCGCGCGCTCGTTCCGCTGTCCGAGATGTTCGGCTACATCGGTGACCTTCGCAGCAAGACTTCGGGTCGCGCTGTGTACTCGATGGAGTTCGACTCCTACGCGGAGGTCCCGAAGGCGGTTGCCGACGAGATCATCCAGAAGAGCAAGGGCGAGTAA
- the tuf gene encoding elongation factor Tu, producing the protein MAKAKFERTKPHVNIGTIGHVDHGKTTLSAAISKVLADKYPSDTNVQRDFATIDSAPEERQRGITINISHIEYETPKRHYAHVDAPGHADYVKNMITGAAQMDGAILVVAATDGPMAQTREHVLLAKQVGVPYLLAALNKSDMVDDEEILELVELEVQELLASQGFDEDAPIIRVSALKALEGEEKWVNSILELMQAVDDNIPDPVRDRDQPFLMPIEDVFTITGRGTVVTGRAERGTLAINSDVEIVGIRPTQKTTVTGIEMFHKQLDEAWAGENCGLLLRGLKREDVERGQVVVAPGTTTPHTNFEGTAYILSKEEGGRHNPFYTNYRPQFYFRTTDVTGVITLPEGKEMVMPGDTVDMSVELIQPIAMEEGLGFAIREGGRTVGAGTVTKIVK; encoded by the coding sequence GTGGCCAAGGCCAAGTTCGAGCGGACCAAGCCGCACGTAAACATCGGAACGATCGGTCACGTTGACCACGGTAAGACGACGCTGTCCGCAGCGATCTCGAAGGTACTTGCTGACAAGTACCCTTCGGACACCAACGTCCAGCGTGACTTCGCGACCATCGACTCGGCTCCGGAAGAGCGCCAGCGTGGTATCACGATCAACATCTCGCACATCGAGTACGAGACCCCGAAGCGTCACTACGCACACGTTGACGCTCCTGGTCACGCCGACTACGTGAAGAACATGATCACCGGTGCTGCTCAGATGGACGGCGCGATCCTCGTGGTTGCTGCTACCGACGGCCCGATGGCGCAGACCCGTGAGCACGTTCTGCTCGCGAAGCAGGTTGGTGTTCCTTACCTCCTTGCAGCGCTCAACAAGTCGGACATGGTTGACGACGAAGAGATCCTTGAGCTCGTTGAGCTCGAGGTCCAGGAGCTCCTCGCTTCGCAGGGCTTCGACGAGGATGCACCGATCATCCGCGTCTCGGCACTCAAGGCTCTCGAGGGCGAAGAGAAGTGGGTTAACTCCATTCTCGAGCTCATGCAGGCTGTTGACGACAACATCCCCGACCCGGTTCGTGACCGTGACCAGCCGTTCCTCATGCCGATTGAGGACGTCTTCACCATCACCGGTCGTGGCACCGTTGTGACGGGTCGCGCCGAGCGCGGTACCCTCGCGATCAACTCGGACGTCGAGATCGTCGGTATCCGCCCGACCCAGAAGACGACCGTTACCGGTATTGAGATGTTCCACAAGCAGCTCGACGAGGCATGGGCCGGCGAGAACTGTGGTCTCCTCCTCCGTGGTCTCAAGCGTGAAGACGTTGAGCGTGGCCAGGTTGTTGTTGCGCCGGGTACCACCACCCCGCACACCAACTTCGAGGGCACCGCGTACATCCTCTCGAAGGAAGAGGGTGGCCGCCACAACCCGTTCTACACGAACTACCGCCCGCAGTTCTACTTCCGTACCACGGACGTGACCGGCGTTATCACCCTGCCTGAGGGCAAGGAAATGGTTATGCCTGGTGACACCGTTGACATGTCGGTCGAGCTCATCCAGCCGATCGCTATGGAAGAGGGCCTCGGCTTCGCTATCCGTGAGGGTGGCCGCACCGTTGGTGCTGGTACCGTCACCAAGATCGTCAAGTAG
- a CDS encoding VWA domain-containing protein, giving the protein MTRFSRLRRRALSVLGLGALASTTLIGTAAAANATPAPAIQLADDDTCISTALDVVFLVDATGSMGGYINAMKNIAIDASGTITTAGGNVALVDYLDEGDPYIAQTLTDFTDDPAAFQTAAESLSLGYGGDTPEAVLYGLNHSLNELSWTPGSARAIILMTDAGYHDPDVGDPSLTTSGLVSSMQAANVQLFPILADSWIEADYADLVAGAGGSITTVDGSDATIEEVISSVVDEVVSRPWVEFDEPAYSTPAGADLTLQTLSGAACLPLNVAEWQWDFLDGEPTITGELGDAAVVRYAEPGTYTASVTLTTVDGQTATKTVEIEVTEATVVPPTTTPPTTTEPTTTTEPTTTTPPTSTEPTTPPTTEEPTATAEPTETVVPTSSSEPTDTAKPVMKPSADGKDDGGGLASTGADNLLPMLLVGLAGTLAGALLLIFRKVRANS; this is encoded by the coding sequence ATGACTCGATTTTCTCGACTGAGGCGTAGGGCTCTCTCGGTCCTCGGCCTCGGCGCGCTTGCCTCAACAACGCTCATCGGTACGGCGGCTGCCGCGAATGCGACACCGGCCCCTGCAATTCAGTTGGCAGACGACGACACCTGCATCTCCACGGCACTCGACGTGGTGTTTCTCGTGGATGCGACAGGTTCTATGGGTGGCTATATCAACGCGATGAAGAACATCGCAATCGACGCTTCAGGCACGATCACCACGGCCGGCGGGAACGTCGCCCTTGTTGATTACCTCGATGAAGGCGATCCCTACATCGCACAGACGCTCACCGACTTCACGGATGACCCCGCTGCTTTTCAGACGGCAGCGGAATCCCTGAGCCTCGGATACGGTGGCGACACCCCGGAGGCCGTGCTCTACGGTCTCAACCACTCGCTCAATGAGCTCAGCTGGACACCCGGATCTGCACGCGCGATCATCCTGATGACTGACGCTGGCTACCATGACCCGGACGTGGGGGATCCGTCGCTTACTACCAGTGGCCTGGTATCGTCAATGCAGGCCGCGAACGTCCAGCTCTTCCCGATCTTGGCGGACTCATGGATCGAGGCGGACTATGCTGACCTCGTCGCGGGAGCCGGTGGGTCGATCACGACCGTCGATGGGTCCGACGCCACGATCGAGGAAGTCATTAGCTCGGTAGTCGACGAGGTTGTGTCGCGCCCGTGGGTTGAGTTCGACGAACCGGCCTACTCGACGCCCGCAGGTGCAGACCTTACTCTCCAGACCCTGTCCGGCGCCGCTTGTTTGCCGCTCAATGTTGCTGAATGGCAATGGGATTTCCTAGATGGTGAGCCCACCATTACCGGCGAACTCGGCGACGCAGCTGTTGTGCGCTATGCCGAGCCGGGGACGTATACGGCCAGTGTTACTTTGACCACTGTCGATGGTCAGACCGCGACGAAGACAGTTGAAATCGAGGTTACGGAAGCAACAGTCGTGCCGCCAACGACGACACCGCCGACCACCACGGAACCTACGACTACCACCGAACCTACGACCACGACGCCGCCCACTTCGACAGAACCGACGACTCCGCCAACTACGGAGGAACCGACGGCAACCGCGGAGCCGACTGAGACCGTCGTTCCTACGTCCAGCTCCGAGCCGACGGACACCGCCAAGCCAGTGATGAAGCCTTCGGCTGACGGCAAGGATGATGGTGGCGGACTTGCCTCGACCGGTGCGGACAACCTCTTGCCGATGCTGTTGGTCGGGCTGGCGGGAACCCTGGCCGGCGCACTGCTGCTGATCTTCCGCAAGGTCCGCGCGAACAGCTAA
- the lepB gene encoding signal peptidase I, which yields MATHSEQASQEEASAPPEPGGSSTPRRPSFIRRLFRNPLTPLLTALILVSLIQGFVVKLNEVHSTSMLDTLHPTERILVNRLSYLFASPQPGDVVTYTVPEDWNEPKPFEIDSPFEYAVRLFGEVTGIGPPLSVTNLKRIVATPGQVVQIAQDGSLLVDGERAPNSSTGINFEPGTAPANCSSDKAEPCFEFVVPEGEYVVAGDNRPNSSDSLSHCWGEAVDGCVRTVPEDAIIGNVFAVAFPNTRVVN from the coding sequence GTGGCGACCCACTCAGAACAAGCGTCGCAGGAAGAAGCCTCCGCCCCGCCCGAACCAGGTGGCTCGTCCACGCCGCGTCGACCATCATTCATCCGTCGATTGTTTCGCAACCCCTTGACGCCCTTATTAACCGCGCTCATCCTCGTCTCGCTCATCCAGGGCTTCGTCGTCAAGCTCAACGAGGTGCACTCGACCTCGATGCTCGACACGCTGCATCCGACCGAGCGCATCCTGGTGAACCGTCTCAGCTACCTGTTCGCGTCGCCGCAACCAGGTGACGTCGTGACCTACACGGTGCCCGAAGACTGGAACGAACCGAAACCGTTTGAGATCGATTCGCCGTTCGAGTACGCCGTGCGACTATTCGGCGAAGTGACGGGCATCGGGCCGCCGCTCTCGGTGACGAACCTGAAGCGCATCGTCGCGACGCCCGGACAGGTTGTGCAGATCGCACAGGACGGTTCCCTCCTCGTCGACGGAGAGCGAGCCCCTAACTCATCCACCGGAATCAATTTTGAACCCGGTACCGCGCCAGCAAACTGCTCGAGCGATAAGGCCGAGCCCTGCTTCGAGTTCGTCGTGCCCGAGGGCGAGTACGTCGTCGCTGGCGACAACCGGCCTAACTCGAGTGATTCGCTGAGTCACTGCTGGGGTGAGGCTGTCGATGGATGCGTGAGGACGGTTCCTGAGGATGCGATCATCGGGAACGTGTTCGCGGTGGCGTTTCCGAATACTCGAGTTGTGAACTGA
- a CDS encoding nucleotidyltransferase family protein gives MSGPESKALSITNEESVPLATALAQWVAENAHIRLLILKGPLAHESGLRARKTSTDVDVLVLPSDVDRLISALAEHGWSPRPWPQFPTLLPPHSRALLHPQWGIDIDVHFNWPGFLAPASNVFDRLWERRREMTLAGTPVQTTGRADTALILALHLLREAPQKWNRGRTIPAYDDLIKRVVADDGLSADIRAAAADTGSEQTARPFLEAVGFEIPETEPDDALRAWRLHGASAHPVSGWLNAFADASIRERPSLVWRAVFPSAADLRAIDPAGGDGARGTFYRWWRRLKRGIRTAPAAIRTLRKEK, from the coding sequence ATGTCCGGTCCGGAGTCCAAAGCGCTTAGTATCACCAATGAGGAATCGGTTCCGTTGGCGACGGCACTCGCGCAATGGGTCGCCGAAAATGCTCACATTCGGCTCTTGATTCTTAAGGGTCCCCTGGCGCACGAGTCGGGACTTCGCGCTAGAAAAACCTCGACTGATGTTGACGTATTGGTCCTGCCGAGTGACGTTGACAGACTTATCTCTGCGCTCGCCGAACATGGATGGTCGCCTCGACCATGGCCTCAATTCCCGACCCTCCTCCCGCCACATTCGCGGGCGCTGCTTCACCCTCAGTGGGGGATCGACATCGATGTGCACTTCAATTGGCCGGGATTTCTCGCTCCGGCATCCAATGTGTTCGACAGGCTTTGGGAACGACGACGGGAGATGACTCTCGCGGGGACTCCGGTTCAGACGACCGGGCGTGCTGATACCGCACTCATCCTCGCACTCCATTTGCTGCGTGAAGCACCCCAGAAGTGGAACAGAGGCCGAACGATCCCCGCCTACGATGACCTGATTAAGCGAGTGGTGGCGGACGATGGCTTGTCGGCGGATATCCGTGCGGCGGCGGCCGACACTGGCTCGGAACAGACGGCCCGGCCATTCCTAGAAGCAGTGGGATTCGAGATCCCGGAGACCGAGCCAGACGACGCGCTTCGCGCCTGGCGGTTGCACGGTGCATCCGCACATCCAGTTTCGGGATGGTTGAACGCGTTTGCAGACGCTTCGATCCGTGAACGTCCAAGTCTTGTTTGGCGTGCCGTGTTCCCATCCGCCGCCGATCTTCGGGCTATAGACCCGGCCGGCGGGGACGGTGCTCGCGGTACGTTTTATCGCTGGTGGCGCCGACTAAAGCGGGGGATTCGCACGGCCCCGGCCGCGATTCGTACGCTACGCAAAGAGAAGTGA
- a CDS encoding PqqD family protein, which translates to MLEGSAAVIWRTLGATPRTEEDIIAEVAKAFAQSPLALGSDVRAFLRDLDAQGLAKRTN; encoded by the coding sequence ATGCTAGAGGGCTCCGCAGCAGTGATCTGGCGAACGCTCGGAGCGACTCCTCGGACTGAAGAAGACATCATCGCGGAGGTAGCAAAAGCGTTCGCACAATCTCCTTTGGCACTCGGCAGCGACGTGCGAGCATTCTTGCGGGATCTTGACGCGCAGGGTCTTGCGAAAAGGACAAACTGA
- a CDS encoding glycosyltransferase family 4 protein, whose product MSISSKITIAANNGSIGGGEVMLLNIAESLRDLDVPVSVVAPGGNGEVQELGDEAGRRGFDVVTLPAESRFEWMRQLRSWDARERRGLLWCNGLVPAVATIGHADRIVHFHQRPAGTAQNLLAKLARFRARRVLVSSKNMLEALPGATVLENWCDDVTVQPRQMSTPVIVGFLGRPSTDKGVEVLVKAMLELDVRHPGRYLLALGGTPKFVDNRAVDSVERALQKADHVVDRLGWVSRDEFFSGVDVLAVPSLAAESFGLVAAEAMAAKVPLVVSDAGALPEVVGGHGTVVPKGRPGALADAIERLAEDQPVRDSAATSLRQRWESYYSPDAGRIRVARLLEELVP is encoded by the coding sequence ATGTCAATTAGCTCCAAGATTACTATCGCAGCTAACAACGGCAGCATCGGCGGCGGCGAGGTCATGCTCTTGAACATCGCCGAATCTCTGCGAGACCTCGACGTTCCGGTTTCCGTTGTTGCCCCTGGCGGGAACGGTGAAGTTCAGGAACTCGGGGACGAAGCTGGTCGACGCGGCTTCGATGTTGTTACTCTACCCGCAGAATCGCGATTTGAGTGGATGCGTCAGTTGCGATCGTGGGACGCTCGCGAGCGTCGTGGATTGCTCTGGTGCAATGGTCTGGTTCCGGCAGTCGCAACGATTGGACATGCCGACCGAATCGTGCATTTTCATCAACGGCCTGCCGGGACAGCTCAGAACCTACTCGCCAAGCTGGCACGATTCCGTGCGCGACGCGTACTTGTGTCATCAAAGAACATGCTTGAAGCGCTCCCGGGCGCCACGGTGCTCGAAAACTGGTGCGACGACGTGACCGTGCAGCCTCGTCAGATGTCCACCCCCGTTATCGTCGGCTTCCTCGGACGGCCCTCGACCGACAAGGGTGTTGAAGTGCTTGTTAAGGCGATGCTGGAGCTCGATGTCCGTCACCCGGGGCGATACCTATTAGCGCTCGGGGGCACACCGAAGTTTGTAGACAATCGTGCGGTCGACTCGGTCGAACGAGCCCTGCAAAAGGCCGATCACGTGGTCGATAGGCTCGGTTGGGTCAGCCGTGACGAGTTCTTTAGCGGTGTTGACGTGCTCGCAGTACCTTCTCTCGCGGCAGAGTCATTTGGACTAGTCGCCGCCGAGGCGATGGCTGCGAAGGTTCCCCTCGTCGTGAGCGACGCTGGCGCACTTCCCGAAGTGGTCGGGGGCCACGGAACCGTCGTTCCGAAGGGTCGGCCGGGGGCACTTGCGGATGCAATAGAGCGGTTGGCGGAGGACCAGCCTGTGAGGGACTCCGCAGCGACGTCGTTGCGCCAAAGGTGGGAATCGTATTACTCGCCTGATGCCGGACGAATACGTGTCGCGAGACTTCTCGAGGAACTTGTGCCCTAG
- a CDS encoding O-antigen ligase family protein — MSGTTALHTSETRPVSGSLIFPRGHSARIIDAVLMGCIVVRVEVPFIPAGVPFAQVALIVLLFIATFRRPIRSFERARWFPGIVVVLIAYLTIVSLVNDVDFIRRLGNIAVLFTVAGFLASGRIDIASAIKGICVALVINLALFYTGIAPDTYGGVLTGYLADKNAAGLIYGMAGLLCALTTKRIWIRVLILGAGAGALVLTDSRTSMAAYAMAIVWISFSRWSGVIYKLLIGGGLTAAFFWADANLSDVGQYEESRAGSDALRDRIDAASAAKVAETPWYGGGLGQAVVEVEDRDWFFHNSYEALLAEGGIVALAAVVGLYVVVGFGLANRNPPSFATAVVGGATLFLLLAATRLGEVFFAPIGLILLGIGLALIIEQDLFRPNQRLHPTAIVPM; from the coding sequence GTGAGTGGAACTACAGCTTTGCACACCTCCGAGACCAGGCCGGTTTCAGGCTCGCTGATTTTCCCCCGCGGGCATTCTGCGCGGATCATCGACGCCGTCCTGATGGGGTGCATCGTCGTGCGCGTTGAGGTGCCGTTCATCCCTGCGGGAGTGCCTTTCGCGCAGGTGGCGCTAATTGTTCTGCTGTTCATCGCAACGTTCCGCCGACCAATCAGGTCGTTTGAGCGAGCACGGTGGTTTCCAGGCATTGTGGTGGTGCTGATTGCTTACCTCACAATCGTGTCTCTCGTGAATGATGTCGATTTCATCCGACGCCTCGGCAACATAGCCGTTCTGTTTACGGTCGCAGGTTTCTTGGCCAGCGGTCGCATCGACATCGCGTCGGCCATCAAGGGCATCTGCGTGGCCCTGGTGATAAATTTGGCCCTCTTTTATACCGGGATCGCGCCTGATACATATGGCGGAGTCCTAACCGGGTACCTCGCCGACAAGAATGCCGCTGGACTCATTTACGGTATGGCTGGGCTCCTATGTGCGCTCACGACCAAACGGATATGGATCCGTGTGCTGATTCTCGGCGCGGGGGCGGGAGCCTTGGTCTTGACTGACTCGAGAACCTCGATGGCCGCATATGCCATGGCCATCGTTTGGATTTCGTTTTCCCGCTGGTCAGGAGTGATCTACAAACTTCTGATCGGCGGTGGCCTCACGGCCGCCTTCTTCTGGGCGGATGCGAACCTATCGGATGTTGGTCAGTACGAGGAGTCTCGCGCTGGTTCGGATGCACTGCGAGACCGAATCGACGCAGCGTCAGCCGCGAAGGTCGCCGAGACACCATGGTATGGCGGCGGTCTTGGTCAGGCAGTTGTCGAGGTCGAAGATCGTGACTGGTTCTTTCATAATTCCTATGAGGCACTTCTCGCTGAGGGAGGGATCGTCGCCTTGGCCGCTGTGGTTGGGCTCTATGTGGTTGTCGGTTTCGGCCTTGCGAACCGGAACCCACCGTCTTTCGCCACTGCAGTCGTCGGTGGCGCGACTCTGTTCCTCTTATTGGCCGCGACCAGACTCGGTGAAGTCTTCTTTGCCCCGATTGGACTCATCCTGTTAGGCATCGGACTCGCGCTCATCATTGAGCAAGATCTGTTTCGGCCGAATCAACGCCTCCATCCGACCGCGATAGTTCCTATGTGA
- a CDS encoding polysaccharide biosynthesis tyrosine autokinase: protein MLLGGIAGVGYSALQTPVYTATSSGFIETSSETGIVAQDEPERIEAYLTLITSNAVAEKIASNPDLNVPAEDVRGSISASLVGTSALISVTANSDSPQGAEALANGALVALGEVIDEIEKGSASGTSSVLSVTPFENAVAPSTPSSPNWGQNILIGLGAGLVLGLALMMLRQLLDIKVRSAEDVTEAMDGAGLLARIPKMAKAKNSKGLPKLDTLGAESFRHLRTSLRFSSVDEELRSVVVTSSNQGEGKTTVAVSLARMMAESGVRTLIIDADLRRPAVARSLGIDGSVGLSSVLSGQVALNDALRATKQDNLFVLPAGPIPPNPSEIIGSASMRDLVDSLSKEVFVIVDAPPVLPVTDAAIVSGIVDGVVFVVKAGSTAKPELRQARLLLNRAQARLLGVVLNGVTKTDGDGGYYYSKKNRGYYMNAEQASVGEPEVKRTRTSETASRPKQAAETRSGRRGK, encoded by the coding sequence GTGCTTCTCGGGGGCATCGCCGGGGTCGGATACTCGGCGCTGCAAACACCCGTGTACACAGCGACATCGTCAGGGTTCATTGAGACCTCCAGCGAAACAGGCATCGTCGCGCAGGACGAACCTGAACGCATCGAGGCCTACCTCACGCTAATCACAAGTAATGCTGTGGCAGAGAAAATCGCGTCGAATCCCGACCTCAATGTCCCTGCGGAAGATGTACGGGGAAGCATCAGCGCGAGCCTGGTTGGAACGAGCGCGCTGATATCTGTGACCGCGAATTCCGATTCTCCGCAGGGAGCAGAAGCGCTCGCCAACGGTGCTCTGGTAGCACTTGGTGAAGTCATTGATGAGATTGAAAAGGGATCTGCGAGCGGAACCTCGAGTGTCCTCAGCGTGACCCCATTCGAAAACGCCGTCGCGCCCAGCACCCCTTCGTCACCCAACTGGGGGCAGAACATCCTAATCGGTCTTGGCGCCGGACTCGTGCTCGGTCTGGCCCTGATGATGCTGCGACAGCTGCTTGACATCAAGGTGCGTAGCGCGGAGGACGTTACGGAGGCCATGGATGGGGCCGGGCTGCTTGCGCGAATCCCGAAGATGGCGAAGGCCAAGAACTCGAAGGGTCTCCCGAAACTCGACACCCTCGGCGCCGAGTCGTTCCGGCACCTTCGCACAAGTCTGCGTTTCTCAAGTGTCGACGAAGAATTACGTAGCGTCGTTGTCACCAGCTCGAACCAGGGCGAGGGGAAAACCACAGTTGCAGTGTCTCTCGCGCGAATGATGGCCGAGTCAGGCGTTCGGACACTCATCATCGACGCCGATCTGCGTCGACCAGCCGTTGCCCGATCGCTTGGTATCGATGGGTCGGTCGGGTTGAGCAGCGTACTGAGCGGTCAGGTCGCCTTGAACGATGCACTTCGTGCGACAAAACAAGACAACCTATTCGTTTTGCCGGCGGGCCCTATTCCACCGAATCCGTCGGAGATCATTGGGTCCGCGAGCATGCGAGACCTGGTTGATTCACTCAGCAAAGAGGTGTTCGTGATTGTTGATGCGCCACCCGTCCTCCCCGTTACGGACGCTGCAATCGTGAGTGGCATCGTCGACGGCGTCGTATTCGTGGTGAAGGCAGGCAGCACGGCGAAACCAGAGCTGCGCCAAGCCCGTCTGCTGCTGAACCGCGCGCAGGCTCGTCTGCTCGGGGTCGTGCTCAACGGCGTCACCAAGACCGACGGAGATGGCGGCTACTACTACAGCAAGAAAAACCGCGGTTACTACATGAACGCGGAACAAGCATCCGTTGGCGAGCCAGAAGTAAAGAGGACGCGCACGAGTGAGACCGCGAGCCGGCCGAAGCAGGCCGCCGAGACGCGCAGCGGCCGTCGGGGTAAGTGA
- a CDS encoding arsenate reductase/protein-tyrosine-phosphatase family protein, whose amino-acid sequence MRSAAAELLSKARNDLSGEWSFESAGVQALVGHHVDTDMAAALAAYGIDASAKPGARQLSGQMIESADLILTFERWHRKWVIQQDPSAARRTLTIRRAERLLAGRPRRVEVLSLFANDDAAYTSADDFADPVGMGRAAAADAAAEIARLLNGILPAIGATR is encoded by the coding sequence GTGCGCTCCGCTGCGGCGGAGCTACTTTCGAAGGCGCGAAATGACCTTTCGGGTGAATGGTCATTTGAGAGCGCGGGAGTGCAAGCGCTCGTCGGGCACCATGTGGACACGGACATGGCTGCCGCCCTCGCGGCGTATGGCATCGACGCCAGCGCGAAGCCGGGTGCTCGGCAACTGTCGGGGCAGATGATCGAATCCGCTGACCTCATCCTGACGTTCGAGCGGTGGCACCGAAAGTGGGTTATCCAGCAAGACCCGTCGGCGGCTCGCCGTACCCTCACGATTCGACGCGCGGAACGGCTCTTGGCAGGGAGACCACGACGCGTTGAGGTGTTGAGCCTTTTTGCGAACGACGATGCTGCGTATACATCAGCTGATGACTTCGCTGACCCCGTGGGGATGGGCCGTGCTGCCGCGGCCGACGCCGCGGCAGAGATCGCGCGGCTCCTCAACGGGATTCTTCCCGCAATTGGGGCAACGAGATGA